The following DNA comes from Sediminitomix flava.
GGAATAATTATATAACACATTTTTATAATGAAGATCTTACATAATCCTCGTTGTACTAAAAGCAGGCAAACCTTAGCGCTAATTCAAGAGAAATCTGAAGATATTTCAATTATTGAATATCTAAAAACGCCACCGACACGAGACGAATTAAAGGACATTTTAAAGAAGCTCGATATGAATGCTTCTCAAATAATTAGAAAGGGAGAGACAATCTTCAAAGAAAGCTTTAAAGGAAAAGATCTTACAGAAGATGAATGGTTAGATGCAATGGTTGAATTTCCAAAACTCATTGAAAGACCTATCGTTATCAAAGGAGATAAAGCTGTGATTGGTAGACCTCCAGAAAATGTATTAGAAATTTTATAACTTCAAAAACTGCTAAAACACCAAGTTTTAGCAGTTTTTTTATACATAGTATTACTTACCCAATATAGTAGTGTGATTTAAACCTTTTTTATTCTCATAATATTCAACTACATTATGCTTTAAATACAATAACAATTAACATACACAGTTAGAAACTACATTCTATCTAAACCAATTCAATTACCACTACCAGTACAAACTATGAAATCAAAATTAGTACTACTCTTACTATTTTGTCTCTACATTCCTTTGTATGGACAACTTACTGACATTGATAGTTTAAATAAAAAATTAGCAGAAGAAGGGATTACAGATTCCACACGTATTGAGCTTCTTTGTCAACTTTCTGAATACTATTACAGAAATGACAACGAAAAAGGGATAGACTACGGGCTTCAAGCCTTGAAATATGCTCAAAATTTAGGGAGTCCTCTTTTATCTAACAAAGTGCATAATGCACTTGCGTTGAACTACACCACAGGGAGTATTTATGATAAAGCTCTTGAGCATGCTATGCTCGCTTATGATTTTGCTAAAACAGTAAATGATGTTGATGTTTTAGCTCTAACGCTGAAAAACATGAGCTTTACTTACCACTATCAGGGTAAATACTCAGAGTCATTAAAATACAGTCAGGATGCTTTGGCACTACTTCGCCCGAAAGGTGGAAATGATCTTTTGATTAACACCCTTTACACACACGTAGGTGAAGGACATCGTGAGTTAAAGAATTATGATAAAGCTTTGGAAGCTTACCAAAAAGGGATTCTAATTTCTAAAAAGAATAACTTTACAGAGCAGCTTGCTATGCACAAACACAATATGGGTTGTGCATATAATGATATGGGGGAGCACCTTAAAGCCATTTCTCTTCTGAATGAATCCTATAAACTTTTTGAGTCAATTAACTTCAACTATGCATTCTCAGAACACTACCGTCAGAAGGGTGTTGCCTATAAATCTTTGGGTGAAGAAGAATTGGCACAACAAGCTTTTCTGAAAGCATTAGAAGAAGCCAAAGTCATTAGGTCTAGAGGATATGAAAAACAAGCATTGTATAGCCTTTTTCAACATTATCAATCAATCGGTGAATTTGAAAAATCACTTAACTATCACATAGCTGTAAAAGATTTAGAAAATGAACTTCTAAATGAGAATAATGAGAGACACTTGGCCTTGCTACGTGTTCAGCATGGTTTGGAACAAAAAGAAAAAGCTTTGTCTCTCCAAGAGTCTGAAATCGAAAAACAAAGAATTTATCAGTGGTCTTTATTAGGTGCTGTTACTTCTTTGTTCATCATTATTCTTGTCCTTTTTGTTAGTTATAAACTAAAATCTAAATCGAACAAACAGCTTTCTGAACAAAAGGAGCTTTTACATGCACAAACTCAAGAGCTACAAACACAAGCCGAAGAGTTAAATCAGCTAAATGAAGAAATTCAGACCCAAAGAGACTTCCTTGAAAAAAATAACATCAACCTTGAAGCTTCTAATAAA
Coding sequences within:
- the arsC gene encoding arsenate reductase (glutaredoxin) (This arsenate reductase requires both glutathione and glutaredoxin to convert arsenate to arsenite, after which the efflux transporter formed by ArsA and ArsB can extrude the arsenite from the cell, providing resistance.); this translates as MKILHNPRCTKSRQTLALIQEKSEDISIIEYLKTPPTRDELKDILKKLDMNASQIIRKGETIFKESFKGKDLTEDEWLDAMVEFPKLIERPIVIKGDKAVIGRPPENVLEIL
- a CDS encoding SpoIIE family protein phosphatase, which gives rise to MKSKLVLLLLFCLYIPLYGQLTDIDSLNKKLAEEGITDSTRIELLCQLSEYYYRNDNEKGIDYGLQALKYAQNLGSPLLSNKVHNALALNYTTGSIYDKALEHAMLAYDFAKTVNDVDVLALTLKNMSFTYHYQGKYSESLKYSQDALALLRPKGGNDLLINTLYTHVGEGHRELKNYDKALEAYQKGILISKKNNFTEQLAMHKHNMGCAYNDMGEHLKAISLLNESYKLFESINFNYAFSEHYRQKGVAYKSLGEEELAQQAFLKALEEAKVIRSRGYEKQALYSLFQHYQSIGEFEKSLNYHIAVKDLENELLNENNERHLALLRVQHGLEQKEKALSLQESEIEKQRIYQWSLLGAVTSLFIIILVLFVSYKLKSKSNKQLSEQKELLHAQTQELQTQAEELNQLNEEIQTQRDFLEKNNINLEASNKKMLDSLQAGKIIQQALLPNKVEFRALFKDSFSIYKPKDVVSGDFYWTSKHDNRTYLAVFDCTGHGVPGAFLTLLGYSMLNQIVNIEKESKPSLILEALHRKMSKALLEGGNTNKDAGMDIGLACFETKDEDNVQVTYASAKRPLYYIHNLALEKVKGTAKSIGQEKQDDVRFEDFELNLHHGDMLYFTTDGYVDAPSEDRKRFGTPRFENVLSEIHLSTLKEQKSVLKELLERHMKDESLRDDITVLGIRI